Proteins encoded within one genomic window of Rossellomorea vietnamensis:
- a CDS encoding substrate-binding domain-containing protein — MKKKVTMQDIADRLNISKNSVSQALTGKPGVSEETRDLVKNAAMELGYDYPKARQVANGRKQGSIALIASDLAFSLKSFFGEIFLSIEKEAVQRGMTLQIQSINKEATKQLILPSFIENQSVDGIIILSHISNDYINKVIATGIPTVMIDHHHPTNHSDVIITNNRFGAYKAVEHLINLGHKNIAYIGNVDYSPSYQERYEGYVHALRDHGLTPAEPHMFTDAVEEENVIFDYIQNLTDKPTAWFCVNDGLGFLVSSCLQQQGYKVPQDASVCSYDNGQLSQLANPKITTMNIDLELYGKKAVEQLCWRMENRGEPFQEILISSQLVVRASTSSPPVRVY, encoded by the coding sequence ATGAAAAAGAAAGTAACGATGCAAGACATTGCCGATCGTTTAAATATATCGAAGAACTCTGTCTCACAAGCCCTAACAGGAAAACCCGGAGTCAGTGAAGAAACAAGGGATCTAGTAAAAAATGCCGCGATGGAGCTTGGCTACGATTATCCGAAAGCCCGCCAAGTAGCTAATGGAAGAAAACAAGGAAGCATCGCGCTCATTGCATCGGACCTGGCCTTCTCACTGAAAAGCTTCTTTGGTGAAATATTCTTAAGCATTGAAAAAGAAGCAGTGCAGAGAGGGATGACCTTGCAGATTCAGTCCATCAACAAGGAAGCTACAAAACAACTCATTCTCCCTTCCTTCATCGAGAATCAATCAGTTGATGGCATTATCATCCTCTCACATATCAGCAATGACTACATCAACAAAGTCATTGCGACAGGCATACCGACCGTGATGATCGATCACCACCATCCAACGAATCACTCAGATGTGATCATCACCAATAATCGATTCGGCGCCTATAAAGCCGTCGAACATTTGATCAACCTGGGTCACAAAAATATTGCCTATATAGGAAATGTCGACTACTCCCCCAGCTACCAGGAGCGATATGAAGGATATGTCCATGCACTACGGGATCATGGGCTGACACCCGCTGAACCTCATATGTTCACCGATGCAGTCGAAGAAGAAAATGTCATCTTTGATTATATTCAGAACCTGACAGATAAACCGACTGCCTGGTTCTGTGTCAATGACGGGCTCGGGTTTCTCGTGAGTTCGTGCCTTCAGCAGCAGGGATACAAAGTCCCCCAGGATGCTTCTGTATGCAGCTATGACAATGGGCAACTTTCACAGTTGGCCAATCCTAAGATCACTACGATGAATATTGACTTGGAGCTGTATGGAAAGAAAGCTGTTGAGCAGTTATGTTGGAGAATGGAGAATCGGGGGGAGCCATTTCAGGAGATATTGATTTCTTCGCAGTTGGTTGTGAGGGCGTCTACCAGTTCACCACCGGTGAGAGTGTATTAG
- a CDS encoding phospho-sugar mutase, whose amino-acid sequence MDWKHNYTRWISYPDLNKDLKKQLINIDNNKQAIEELFYKYLEFGTGGIRGELGPGTNRLNIYMIRKATEGLARFIMEKGDGAIEQGVAIAYDSRHKSPEFALEVAKTLGRHGIKSYLFEELRPTPVLSFAVRHLNTYAGIVITASHNPPEYNGYKVYGPDGGQIPPIMADQLIQYVNGVENELDVEVADESDLLSNGTLTYIGEEVDTAYHEELLTIRQNADVIKEVADSLKIVFTPLHGTANHPVRKGFKKFGFKNVTVVKEQELPDPNFSSVKSPNPEEHAAFELAIQYGERENADILMGTDPDADRLGVAVKNAEDKYEVLTGNQMGALMLHYLLNQQMANETLPKNGIVIKTIVTSEIGRVIAESFGIPTLDTLTGFKFIGEKIQQYEENGEYTFLFGYEESYGYLIGDFVRDKDAVQAAIFTAEVAAFYKSQGKSLYDGLMEIFEQYGYYKESLQSLTLKGKAGAEQISEILADFRNTPPAKIAGIKVKSIEDYKTSERVYLETGIKEAIDLPKSNVIKYFLEDGSWFCVRPSGTEPKAKFYFGVQGNSLAHSQEKLKKLEIGVMDRVHNLVTV is encoded by the coding sequence ATGGATTGGAAACATAATTATACAAGATGGATTAGTTATCCTGATTTAAATAAAGATTTAAAGAAGCAATTAATAAATATAGATAATAATAAGCAAGCAATTGAAGAACTTTTTTATAAATACCTTGAATTCGGTACTGGAGGAATTCGAGGTGAGCTGGGGCCTGGAACAAACCGTCTTAATATCTATATGATCCGTAAAGCAACAGAAGGATTAGCTAGATTTATTATGGAAAAAGGAGATGGAGCTATAGAACAGGGAGTTGCCATTGCCTATGATTCCCGTCACAAATCTCCAGAATTTGCATTAGAAGTTGCAAAGACTCTTGGTAGGCATGGAATTAAGTCATACTTATTTGAGGAATTACGTCCCACCCCAGTTCTGTCATTTGCTGTACGCCATTTAAATACTTATGCGGGGATAGTGATAACAGCTAGCCATAACCCACCCGAATACAATGGATATAAAGTATATGGACCTGATGGAGGACAAATTCCTCCTATTATGGCTGACCAATTAATCCAATATGTAAATGGTGTGGAAAATGAACTAGATGTGGAAGTTGCTGATGAGTCTGATTTATTGAGCAATGGAACCTTAACTTATATTGGAGAAGAAGTAGATACGGCTTATCATGAAGAATTATTAACAATTCGCCAGAATGCTGATGTTATCAAAGAAGTTGCTGATTCTCTAAAGATCGTTTTCACTCCACTTCATGGGACGGCCAACCACCCAGTAAGAAAAGGTTTTAAAAAATTTGGATTTAAGAATGTTACCGTCGTGAAAGAGCAAGAGTTACCGGACCCTAATTTCTCATCAGTAAAATCTCCTAATCCGGAAGAGCATGCAGCCTTTGAATTGGCTATTCAGTATGGTGAGAGAGAAAATGCTGATATCTTGATGGGTACAGACCCAGATGCTGATCGTTTAGGTGTTGCAGTGAAGAATGCTGAAGACAAATATGAAGTGTTAACAGGAAATCAAATGGGAGCACTGATGCTTCATTATCTTTTAAATCAGCAAATGGCGAATGAAACATTACCTAAAAATGGAATCGTTATTAAAACAATTGTTACTTCGGAAATTGGAAGAGTGATTGCAGAAAGCTTTGGCATTCCAACTCTTGATACTCTAACTGGCTTTAAGTTCATTGGAGAGAAAATCCAACAGTATGAAGAAAATGGTGAGTATACTTTCTTATTTGGCTATGAAGAAAGTTATGGATATCTGATTGGGGATTTTGTTCGTGATAAAGATGCTGTTCAGGCAGCTATCTTTACTGCAGAAGTTGCGGCATTTTATAAGTCACAAGGTAAGTCTTTGTATGATGGGCTAATGGAGATATTTGAACAGTATGGATATTATAAAGAATCTCTTCAGTCTCTAACCCTTAAAGGAAAAGCGGGGGCGGAGCAAATTTCTGAAATTCTTGCAGACTTCAGAAATACACCTCCTGCAAAGATTGCTGGTATTAAGGTGAAGTCTATTGAAGATTATAAGACGTCAGAGAGGGTGTACCTTGAAACCGGTATAAAGGAAGCAATCGACCTTCCAAAATCAAATGTCATCAAGTATTTCTTAGAAGACGGTTCTTGGTTCTGTGTACGCCCATCAGGGACAGAGCCGAAAGCTAAGTTTTATTTTGGAGTGCAAGGCAATTCACTGGCTCATAGCCAAGAAAAGTTAAAGAAGCTTGAAATTGGAGTAATGGATAGGGTTCATAATCTAGTGACAGTATGA
- the galE gene encoding UDP-glucose 4-epimerase GalE: MILVVGGAGYIGSHLVKELVEEKEVVVLDNLSTGHENLIDERVRFVQGDLGNRETLEQLFSKYPIEAVMHFAANSLVGESVQNPYKYYDNNVSNTLTLLDVMLKKDVKNFIFSSTAATYGIPDTDLITEETVTNPINPYGRSKLMIEQILEDFHQAYGLNYIVLRYFNAAGAHISEEIGENHDPETHLIPIVLEQLLGKRESISVFGTDYDTHDGTCIRDYIHVTDLANAHILSLNALLEGKLQKATYNLGNGKGYSVKEIIDTCERVTGIEANVILSDRRPGDPAILVASSEKIYRELGWKAGYELENIIESAWKWHRNSTVMV, encoded by the coding sequence ATGATTCTAGTAGTTGGCGGTGCGGGGTATATTGGCAGTCACCTAGTAAAGGAATTGGTTGAGGAAAAAGAGGTAGTCGTTCTGGATAACCTATCAACCGGACACGAGAATTTGATTGATGAACGGGTTCGTTTTGTCCAAGGAGATTTAGGAAATAGAGAAACACTGGAACAACTTTTCTCAAAATATCCAATCGAAGCTGTTATGCATTTTGCTGCTAATAGTCTAGTAGGAGAATCGGTACAGAATCCTTATAAGTATTACGACAACAACGTTTCAAATACTTTAACTCTATTAGATGTGATGCTGAAGAAGGACGTGAAGAACTTTATTTTCTCTTCTACAGCGGCTACATATGGTATTCCGGATACTGATCTCATTACAGAAGAAACTGTAACCAATCCTATAAATCCATATGGACGTTCTAAACTTATGATTGAACAGATTTTGGAGGACTTCCATCAGGCTTACGGATTAAACTATATTGTGTTAAGGTATTTCAATGCTGCTGGAGCTCATATATCGGAAGAGATTGGGGAGAATCATGATCCTGAAACACACTTAATCCCGATTGTCCTTGAACAATTATTAGGAAAACGCGAAAGTATTTCCGTATTTGGGACAGACTATGACACTCATGATGGGACATGCATTCGAGACTACATCCACGTGACAGATTTGGCCAATGCTCATATCTTAAGCCTGAATGCTTTATTAGAAGGGAAGCTCCAAAAAGCGACCTATAACTTAGGAAATGGTAAAGGATATTCTGTAAAAGAAATCATAGATACTTGTGAAAGAGTAACAGGTATTGAAGCGAATGTTATTCTTTCAGATAGACGTCCTGGAGACCCGGCAATACTCGTAGCTTCTTCTGAGAAGATTTATCGGGAATTAGGGTGGAAGGCTGGGTATGAGCTGGAGAATATTATCGAGAGTGCTTGGAAGTGGCACAGAAATAGTACGGTAATGGTTTAA
- a CDS encoding YesL family protein: MNLSKDLNENIFYRILNFTYWFLLTNIYFFLFTIPFWLVVQLFWDPANLFSWGILLVSLLPLGPALTAVFSVMGKLHREKTISITKDYFTAVKENMRQALLPWTIHLLITSIVTADIIFLTDHEIGSYITPLCYLILITNAISSLYLYPILSRLEVPLRGLFKLAYGYTLFNIKTTLILISMVAVTGILIYIIPFISLFFIIGPFCYGVMWIMKSIIQELEKKLIV; this comes from the coding sequence ATGAATCTCTCAAAAGACTTGAACGAAAATATCTTTTACCGCATTCTTAATTTCACGTATTGGTTCTTACTGACCAATATCTATTTCTTTCTGTTTACCATTCCATTTTGGCTGGTGGTACAGCTCTTCTGGGACCCTGCCAATCTATTCAGCTGGGGCATTCTTCTCGTCAGCTTGCTGCCGTTGGGTCCGGCACTGACCGCCGTATTCAGTGTCATGGGGAAGCTGCATCGGGAGAAGACCATTTCAATTACCAAAGACTATTTCACAGCCGTGAAAGAAAACATGCGGCAAGCCCTGCTTCCATGGACCATCCATTTATTGATCACGTCCATCGTCACAGCAGATATCATATTTCTTACAGACCATGAAATCGGATCTTATATTACGCCGCTATGTTATTTGATCCTGATTACAAACGCCATATCTTCCTTATATCTATACCCCATACTGTCCCGTTTAGAAGTCCCACTTAGAGGGCTCTTTAAACTTGCCTATGGGTATACATTATTCAATATTAAAACGACCCTTATCCTTATTAGTATGGTAGCCGTAACTGGTATACTAATATATATCATTCCATTTATTTCATTATTCTTTATAATCGGACCATTTTGCTATGGGGTCATGTGGATCATGAAGAGTATCATACAAGAACTAGAGAAGAAATTAATTGTTTAG